In the genome of uncultured Sphaerochaeta sp., the window CTTCAGCGTGGAGGTCTCCCAATTCGATTTTCATCTTCTCGGATGTCAGTTCCCCGATTTCGACGCTCTGGGTTTTCTTGACATACTTTGAGATCTCATCATCCATAAAGCTTCCTGCTTTCCTGATGGTGCGGGAGAGCACGATGTCCCCAAAGGAGATGACCCCGACGTCCGTGGTTCCCCCACCGATGTCTACGACCATCACACCCTTGGATTTGAAGATGTCCACACCCGATCCAAGCGCTCCCGATTTGATCTCCTCTTCGATGAAGACGTCGGTGATGTTCATCTTGGTTGCAAGGTCTATCATGACGTCCCGTTCGATCTTGGTCACTTCGGAGGGACAACAGATGACGCACGTTGTCTTGGAGATGTCTTTCTCGGTAAGGTTTTCCACCTTTCCGAGTACGTAGGTCAACAATGCCTTGGCAGCCCTCATGTCCGAGATGACTCCGTTGCGCAGTGGCTTGATGACGGCAATCTTCGAGTGAACTTTTCCCAGCATCTTGTGGGCGTCTTCACCGGCGGCCACAATCTTGCCCGACTCCCTGTCGAAGGCAATGACAGAAGGTTCATCAAAGATGATGCCTTTCTTTTCGAGGAACACCAACAAATTCGCTGTTCCGAGATCGATTCCCAGTCCCAGCCTGTCTTGTACTATCGCTGCACTCATTCTTATCCCCTTGTTATACTTCGCTATAAAAATATCGACTCGTCATCTTGAGCATCTTCTTGCACCCATCAATAACCGACGTCAATGGGACTTCGGAGAGATGTACCGGTATCTGTGCAATGTCTGCAAAGTACTCTTTGATTCCGGGAATTTGTGAACAGCCGCCGGTGAGCAGAATGCCGGAATCGACGAGATCGCCTGCCAGCTCGGGAGGTGTCTCTTCCAGGGTTGCGAGCAAGATGGCTTTGATCGGGTCAAAGCTTCGGAGCAACACGTCACGGACTTCCTCTGGGGTTACCGTGATCTGGCGCGGCAATCCGGTTACCAGATCGCGTCCCATCGCTTCTGCGTGGATCGGATTGCAATCCTCATCCATCGGGAAGGGGCCTGTCAGGGAAGCAAGGCTTATCTTGATCCGCTCCGCAGTCTGGTTGCCGATCTCCAGCTTGTGGGTTGTCTTGACGTGGTCGATGATCTGACGATCGAAGTAGTCACCTGCAATCTTGATGGATTTGGAGAGGACCACTTCTCCCAGGGAGAGGATACCGAAATCGGTGGTGCCGCCACCAATGTCGATGACCATGTGTCCTCTGGGGGCAAAGATGTCGAGTCCTGAGCCCAGTGCCCCGGCTTTGATCTCTTCTTCAATTTCCGTGTTTTTGATGCCCAGACTATGTCCAAGCTCAACGATTGCCTCTTTCTCGGTATTGGTGATTTCCGAGGGGATGCAGATCAGAAGCTTTTCGATTGAGTCGAGGTTTGAGAGAAAGATCTTGTCCAGGGTGAACAGCAGGATTTCCCGGATCAGCTGGATGTCCGAGATCACTCCACCTTGCAGCGGTCTGGCGACTTCCACCTTGTTGTGGGTCTTTCCCACCAGTTTCGCCGCTTCATGTCCAACCGAGACGACATTACCAGTTGCTTTGTCGATTGCAATGATCGATGGCTCATTGAACAGCGTCCCCTGACCTTCGACATAGATGAGAAGGTTTGAGGTACCAAGGTCGACACCTACTGATAAATTTGTTTTTTCCTTCATGTCTTTCCTCCACCAGAATTCCAGAAATGCACAAGCAGTACTGCTTCAAATTTCAAACCGATCTGCCATGAATGTTTTTTTCTGAGGAAAAATCCAATGCATTTTGGTTGAAATTCCGATTCAGTAAAACACAGCACTATTGGGTTGTCAACAATATAAATAATTAATTTTTCGTTATACAGAAAGGACTTATAACATATGTCAGTGCATTCTTTGTACAATGTTCAGTTGGCATTTGTCAGCTGTCAAAG includes:
- a CDS encoding rod shape-determining protein, whose translation is MSAAIVQDRLGLGIDLGTANLLVFLEKKGIIFDEPSVIAFDRESGKIVAAGEDAHKMLGKVHSKIAVIKPLRNGVISDMRAAKALLTYVLGKVENLTEKDISKTTCVICCPSEVTKIERDVMIDLATKMNITDVFIEEEIKSGALGSGVDIFKSKGVMVVDIGGGTTDVGVISFGDIVLSRTIRKAGSFMDDEISKYVKKTQSVEIGELTSEKMKIELGDLHAEAKNIVNRYAGRDMVKGIPKWVMLSTNEVQSVLIPVFDEIVKLITGVLKDTPPELSADIFKNGILLTGGCSMIRGIEEYIQKRIQVPVKVVHNPLTCVAEGTKYLLKNRGDYLVNPLQL
- a CDS encoding rod shape-determining protein, encoding MKEKTNLSVGVDLGTSNLLIYVEGQGTLFNEPSIIAIDKATGNVVSVGHEAAKLVGKTHNKVEVARPLQGGVISDIQLIREILLFTLDKIFLSNLDSIEKLLICIPSEITNTEKEAIVELGHSLGIKNTEIEEEIKAGALGSGLDIFAPRGHMVIDIGGGTTDFGILSLGEVVLSKSIKIAGDYFDRQIIDHVKTTHKLEIGNQTAERIKISLASLTGPFPMDEDCNPIHAEAMGRDLVTGLPRQITVTPEEVRDVLLRSFDPIKAILLATLEETPPELAGDLVDSGILLTGGCSQIPGIKEYFADIAQIPVHLSEVPLTSVIDGCKKMLKMTSRYFYSEV